One region of Streptomyces sp. NBC_00442 genomic DNA includes:
- a CDS encoding DUF3093 domain-containing protein yields MQPHAPQYAERLTAPRSWWFISVLVGVACALMLLPVGTLPMLAGLVGGTAVSWVVVSSYGSIRIRVLPDTLVAGEARIPVKALGEPEILDADEARAWRLHKADPRAYMLLRAYIPTALKVEITDPADPTPYVYLSTRDPEALRAALNAARTA; encoded by the coding sequence ATGCAGCCCCATGCCCCGCAGTACGCAGAACGCCTCACCGCACCCCGCTCCTGGTGGTTCATCTCCGTCCTGGTCGGCGTCGCGTGCGCGCTCATGCTGCTGCCGGTGGGCACGCTGCCGATGCTGGCCGGTCTGGTCGGCGGCACCGCGGTGTCGTGGGTGGTGGTGAGCTCGTACGGGTCGATCAGGATCCGGGTGCTCCCGGACACCCTGGTCGCGGGCGAGGCCCGGATCCCGGTGAAGGCGCTGGGCGAACCCGAGATCCTGGACGCCGACGAGGCGCGGGCCTGGCGGCTGCACAAGGCGGATCCGCGCGCGTACATGCTGCTGCGGGCGTACATTCCGACGGCGCTGAAGGTGGAGATCACGGACCCGGCGGACCCGACGCCCTACGTCTACCTCTCGACGCGTGACCCCGAGGCCCTGAGGGCGGCGCTGAACGCGGCCCGCACGGCCTGA
- a CDS encoding DUF4193 domain-containing protein, protein MATDYDTPRKTDDDVDSDSLEELKARRNDKSTSTVDVDDFEAAEGMELPGADLSNEELAVRVLPKQADEFTCMSCFLVHHRSQLAREKNGQPICRDCD, encoded by the coding sequence ATGGCAACGGACTACGACACCCCACGCAAGACCGATGACGACGTCGATTCCGACAGCCTTGAAGAGCTGAAGGCACGGCGCAACGACAAGTCCACCTCGACCGTCGACGTCGACGACTTCGAGGCCGCCGAGGGCATGGAACTGCCCGGCGCGGACCTGTCCAACGAAGAGCTCGCCGTCCGCGTCCTGCCCAAGCAGGCCGACGAGTTCACCTGCATGAGCTGCTTCCTCGTGCACCACCGCAGCCAGCTGGCCCGCGAGAAGAACGGCCAGCCCATCTGCCGCGACTGCGACTGA
- a CDS encoding sensor histidine kinase, whose amino-acid sequence MAATPAPPTAPPKPTWAPKSAEPPFPWLRPTIRIRLTLLYGGMFMIAGILLLSIIYLLAAQALHAGSAPFKIVGGQGIALSSSSCQLPASGTFQEINDAIGVCMAQQRQHALDNLLSRSLLALVGLSVIAFAFGYAMAGRVLSPLGRITRTARRVAGTDLTRRIELDGPDDELKELSDTFDEMLDRLERAFTAQQRFVANASHELRTPLAINRTLLEVHLSDPGAPVELQQLGKTLLATNERSEQLVEGLLLLARSDNEIVDRKPVDLAEVASRALDQARNEAEAKGVEIRGERSPAVVQGNGVLLERIALNLVQNAVRYNIPEDGWVEVVTELREGHATLLVTNTGPVVPAYEIDNIFEPFRRLRTERTGSDKGVGLGLSIARSVARAHGGRIIAEPREGGGLVMRVTLPV is encoded by the coding sequence GTGGCCGCCACGCCGGCGCCCCCCACGGCGCCCCCCAAGCCCACCTGGGCCCCGAAGTCGGCCGAACCGCCCTTCCCCTGGCTCAGGCCCACCATCCGCATACGCCTCACCCTGCTCTACGGCGGCATGTTCATGATCGCGGGGATACTGCTCCTCTCGATCATCTACCTGCTCGCCGCCCAGGCCCTGCACGCCGGCAGCGCCCCCTTCAAGATCGTGGGCGGCCAGGGCATCGCGCTGTCCAGCAGCAGCTGCCAGCTGCCCGCGTCGGGAACCTTCCAGGAGATCAACGACGCCATCGGCGTCTGCATGGCCCAACAGCGCCAGCACGCCCTCGACAACCTCCTCAGCCGCTCCCTGCTCGCCCTGGTCGGCCTCAGCGTCATCGCTTTCGCCTTCGGCTACGCGATGGCCGGCCGCGTCCTGTCGCCGCTCGGCAGGATCACCCGTACCGCCCGCCGCGTGGCCGGCACGGACCTGACCCGGCGCATCGAGCTCGACGGCCCCGACGACGAGCTCAAGGAGCTCTCCGACACCTTCGACGAGATGCTGGACCGCCTGGAGCGCGCCTTCACCGCGCAGCAGCGCTTCGTGGCCAACGCCTCGCACGAGCTGCGCACCCCGCTCGCCATCAACCGCACCCTGCTCGAAGTGCACCTCTCCGATCCCGGCGCCCCGGTCGAGCTCCAGCAGCTCGGCAAGACGCTGCTCGCCACCAACGAGCGCAGCGAGCAGCTCGTGGAGGGGCTGCTGCTGCTCGCCCGCAGCGACAACGAGATCGTCGACCGCAAGCCCGTCGACCTCGCCGAGGTGGCCTCCCGCGCCCTGGACCAGGCCAGGAACGAGGCCGAGGCCAAGGGCGTCGAGATCCGCGGCGAGCGGAGCCCCGCCGTCGTCCAGGGCAACGGCGTGCTCCTGGAGCGGATCGCGCTGAACCTGGTCCAGAACGCGGTCCGGTACAACATCCCCGAGGACGGCTGGGTCGAGGTGGTCACCGAGCTCAGGGAGGGGCACGCGACGCTCCTGGTGACCAACACGGGGCCCGTGGTCCCGGCGTACGAGATCGACAACATCTTCGAGCCGTTCAGGCGGCTGCGCACCGAGCGCACCGGCAGCGACAAGGGCGTCGGACTGGGCCTGTCCATCGCCCGGTCGGTGGCGCGGGCTCACGGAGGCCGTATCATCGCGGAGCCCCGCGAAGGCGGCGGCCTCGTGATGCGTGTCACCCTCCCGGTCTGA
- a CDS encoding response regulator transcription factor, translated as MRVLVVEDEQLLADAVATGLRREAMAVDVVYDGAAALERIGVNDYDVVVLDRDLPLVHGDDVCRKIVELGMATRVLMLTAAGDVSDRVEGLEIGADDYLPKPFAFTELTARVRALGRRTTVPLPPILERAGIKLDPNRREVFREGKEIQLAPKEFAVLEVLMRSEGAVVSAEQLLEKAWDENTDPFTNVVRVTVMTLRRKLGEPPVIVTVPGSGYRI; from the coding sequence GTGCGCGTACTCGTCGTCGAGGACGAGCAGCTGCTCGCCGATGCGGTGGCCACCGGACTGCGCCGGGAGGCCATGGCCGTCGACGTCGTGTACGACGGCGCCGCGGCCCTGGAGCGGATCGGAGTGAACGACTACGACGTGGTCGTGCTCGACCGGGACCTCCCGCTCGTCCACGGCGACGACGTCTGCCGCAAGATCGTCGAACTGGGCATGGCCACCCGCGTCCTGATGCTGACCGCCGCGGGCGACGTCAGCGACCGGGTCGAGGGCCTGGAGATCGGCGCGGACGACTATCTGCCCAAGCCGTTCGCCTTCACCGAGCTGACCGCCCGCGTGCGCGCGCTCGGCCGGCGCACCACCGTGCCCCTGCCGCCCATCCTGGAGCGGGCGGGCATCAAGCTGGACCCCAACCGCCGCGAGGTGTTCCGGGAGGGCAAGGAGATCCAGCTCGCGCCCAAGGAGTTCGCCGTCCTTGAGGTCCTCATGCGCAGCGAGGGCGCCGTGGTCTCGGCCGAGCAGCTCCTGGAGAAGGCCTGGGACGAGAACACCGACCCGTTCACCAACGTCGTACGGGTCACCGTCATGACCCTGCGCCGCAAGCTCGGCGAGCCCCCGGTGATCGTCACCGTGCCGGGCTCCGGTTACCGGATCTGA